The genomic interval AAATTCAAACCTATACTTATGATATTTGTGCTTTTGCCTTTTACTTCATAATACAAGTATATCAGCAAAAACAAGGAGCAACACTCCAATTTCGTGCCTTTTTCGTGTCGTTTTTATCCCAATTTGACCCATGCTTTCAAATGAAATAGCCAATATGAGGGTTTATATCTTTTCTAAAGCGATAATAAATAAACTTAGCTTTCTTTTCTGAAATCTCAATCCCTTCATTATCAAGTTCCATCATTACTCTGTACCATGTAAAACCACCGTAACCACAGTGTTTTAACTTGATTATTTCTTTTTCCTCCTTAATTAAAGGTTCGTACCACAAGCTGAATTGGTACATCAGGTCTTTGAGTTTGATGTATTCCTCATCATTTTCAAGTGCTTCTTTATTTAAAACATGACTTTCAGGTTCCGAACCACCAGAATAAGCCGTACGAATGCCTAAGTTATCTACTTTTTGCTTATAAAGATATCTGCTTTCAATTGATTTTATTCTGGCTTCAAGTCTGCCATTAACGTAATCTCCAATAATTCTATCTA from Lactococcus lactis carries:
- a CDS encoding RinA family protein codes for the protein MADKLDRIIGDYVNGRLEARIKSIESRYLYKQKVDNLGIRTAYSGGSEPESHVLNKEALENDEEYIKLKDLMYQFSLWYEPLIKEEKEIIKLKHCGYGGFTWYRVMMELDNEGIEISEKKAKFIYYRFRKDINPHIGYFI